From one Nilaparvata lugens isolate BPH chromosome 2, ASM1435652v1, whole genome shotgun sequence genomic stretch:
- the LOC120348808 gene encoding heme oxygenase 1-like, which yields MATEVPFNKQLRKATRDVHAMSDALVNAKLAFAMSDNSVWAEGLLVFYEIFRYLELAMHRLRDTPVGELHIEGMARSEAFERDLDFYLGANWRQNYKPRDSVANYLAHLQRIEREDPIRLCAYVYHLYMGLFSGGQILRKKRNVTKKFRSFAYFLYSNDVTTEAKRKGGDAVTDFGDNSVYELKLKLVKSMNSIAANMDEKTRMALIEESKTVFLLNNSLVKTVRGADEVLLRRLIVFAIVVVILMILFFVFIAKE from the exons ATGGCTACAGAAGTTCCTTTCAACAAGCAGCTTAGGAAAGCTACAAGAGATGTTCATGCTATGAGTGATGCACTTGTTAATGCGAAGCTGGCTTTTg CCATGTCGGACAATTCCGTTTGGGCCGAAGGCCTGCTGGTGTTCTACGAGATTTTCCGCTACCTCGAGTTGGCCATGCATCGACTGCGCGACACGCCAGTTGGCGAACTGCACATAGAAGGCATGGCCCGCTCAGAGGCCTTTGAGCGCGACCTTGACTTCTATCTGGGCGCAAACTGGCGCCAAAACTACAAACCGCGAGACAGTGTTGCCAACTATCTGGCGCATCTGCAGCGCATCGAAAGGGAAGACCCGATCAGACTATGCGCCTACGTCTACCATCTTTATATGGGTCTGTTTTCTGGCGGACAAATTCTCCGTAAAAAGAGGAATGTCACCAAAAAATTCCGATCTTTCGCGTATTTCCTGTATTCTAACGATGTGACCACAGAGGCAAAACGGAAAGGTGGAGATGCCGTCACAGATTTTGGGGATAATTCGGTCTATGAACTGAAACTTAAACTAGTCAAATCTATGAACTCCATCGCTGCAAACATGGATGAGAAAACTAGGATGGCTCTAATCGAGGAAAGTAAaactgtttttcttttgaacaaTTCACTGGTGAAAACTGTGAGGGGTGCCGATGAAGTTCTTTTGAGAAGACTGATTGTTTTCGCTATCGTTGTAGTAATACTCATGATATTGTTCTTCGTTTTCATTGCCAAAGAGTAG